Sequence from the Oceanidesulfovibrio indonesiensis genome:
CAGCTCGCGTTCTTTGCCGCAGCCAATCAGCAGAATACGCTCTGACAGTACGTTCGGAACATGGTGCAGTAACAGCGTCTGCCCAGGTTGGCCTTCCAGTTCGCCACGGCGCAGCAGGGCGCTAATATAGCCGTCACTGATTTTATCGAGTTGTTCGGCGATCGGGGAGAGTCGGCGTGGTTCAAAGACGCCCACAACGATGCAGGCACTCCGCTGTT
This genomic interval carries:
- a CDS encoding M17 family peptidase N-terminal domain-containing protein, whose protein sequence is MEFSVKSGSPEKQRSACIVVGVFEPRRLSPIAEQLDKISDGYISALLRRGELEGQPGQTLLLHHVPNVLSERILLIGCGKEREL